One region of Paralichthys olivaceus isolate ysfri-2021 chromosome 12, ASM2471397v2, whole genome shotgun sequence genomic DNA includes:
- the elavl1a gene encoding ELAV-like protein 1a isoform X5 produces the protein MTQKDVEDMFSCFGHIINSRVLVDQGTGVSRGVAFIRFDKRAEAEEAVKSLNGQKPPGTAEPITVKFAANPNQAKNTQLISQLYHNQSRRFGGPVHHQAQRFRFSPMSVDHMGGMGGVSVPGNSTSGWCIFIYNLGQDADESLLWQMFGPFGAVTNVKVIRDFNTNKCKGFGFVTMTNYEEAAMAIASLNGYRLGDKILQVSFKTSKGHK, from the exons ATGACCCAGAAAGACGTGGAggacatgttttcatgttttgggCACATCATTAACTCCAGAGTACTTGTAGATCAGGGTACAG GTGTGTCCCGTGGCGTGGCTTTTATCCGGTTTGACAAAAGAGCGGAGGCCGAAGAAGCTGTTAAGAGCCTGAATGGCCAAAAACCACCGGGGACCGCTGAGCCAATCACAGTGAAATTTGCCGCCAATCCTAACCAggcaaaaaacacacagctcaTTTCTCAGCTCTACCACAACCAATCCCGACGCTTCGGGGGGCCCGTACACCACCAGGCACAGAGGTTCAG GTTTTCCCCCATGAGTGTTGATCACATGGGGGGCATGGGAGGCGTCAGCGTCCCCGGCAACTCAACCTCCGGCTGGTGCATCTTCATCTACAACCTGGGCCAGGACGCTGACGAGAGCCTCCTGTGGCAGATGTTCGGCCCCTTCGGCGCCGTAACCAACGTCAAGGTGATCCGAGACTTCAACACCAACAAGTGCAAGGGCTTCGGCTTCGTCACCATGACGAACTACGAGGAGGCGGCCATGGCCATTGCAAGCCTGAACGGCTACCGGCTCGGAGACAAGATACTGCAAGTGTCCTTCAAGACCAGCAAGGGCCACAAGTAG
- the elavl1a gene encoding ELAV-like protein 1a isoform X2 yields the protein MAVRRGHIKYLKADLQEVYDMSNGYEDHMGGDEGKDAKTNLIVNYLPQSMTQDELRSLFSSIGEVESAKLIRDKVAGHSLGYGFVNYLNPSDAERAISTLNGLRLQSKTIKVSYARPSSDTIKDANLYISGLPKSMTQKDVEDMFSCFGHIINSRVLVDQGTGVSRGVAFIRFDKRAEAEEAVKSLNGQKPPGTAEPITVKFAANPNQAKNTQLISQLYHNQSRRFGGPVHHQAQRFRFSPMSVDHMGGMGGVSVPGNSTSGWCIFIYNLGQDADESLLWQMFGPFGAVTNVKVIRDFNTNKCKGFGFVTMTNYEEAAMAIASLNGYRLGDKILQVSFKTSKGHK from the exons ATGGCAGTTCGTCGAGGACACATCAAGTACTTGAAA GCCGACTTGCAGGAGGTTTATGACATGTCAAACGGTTATGAAGACCACATGGGGGGGGACGAGGGGAAGGACGCCAAGACCAACCTGATCGTGAACTACCTGCCTCAGAGCATGACGCAGGATGAGCTGCGGAGCCTCTTCAGCAGCATCGGGGAGGTGGAGTCCGCCAAGCTGATTCGAGACAAAGTCGCAG gCCACAGTTTAGGGTACGGATTTGTTAACTATCTTAACCCTAGTGATGCAGAAAGAGCTATCAGTACACTGAATGGACTAAGGCTACAGTCCAAAACTATCAAG GTTTCATACGCACGGCCCAGCTCTGATACAATTAAAGATGCCAACCTGTATATCAGCGGCCTGCCAAAGTCCATGACCCAGAAAGACGTGGAggacatgttttcatgttttgggCACATCATTAACTCCAGAGTACTTGTAGATCAGGGTACAG GTGTGTCCCGTGGCGTGGCTTTTATCCGGTTTGACAAAAGAGCGGAGGCCGAAGAAGCTGTTAAGAGCCTGAATGGCCAAAAACCACCGGGGACCGCTGAGCCAATCACAGTGAAATTTGCCGCCAATCCTAACCAggcaaaaaacacacagctcaTTTCTCAGCTCTACCACAACCAATCCCGACGCTTCGGGGGGCCCGTACACCACCAGGCACAGAGGTTCAG GTTTTCCCCCATGAGTGTTGATCACATGGGGGGCATGGGAGGCGTCAGCGTCCCCGGCAACTCAACCTCCGGCTGGTGCATCTTCATCTACAACCTGGGCCAGGACGCTGACGAGAGCCTCCTGTGGCAGATGTTCGGCCCCTTCGGCGCCGTAACCAACGTCAAGGTGATCCGAGACTTCAACACCAACAAGTGCAAGGGCTTCGGCTTCGTCACCATGACGAACTACGAGGAGGCGGCCATGGCCATTGCAAGCCTGAACGGCTACCGGCTCGGAGACAAGATACTGCAAGTGTCCTTCAAGACCAGCAAGGGCCACAAGTAG
- the elavl1a gene encoding ELAV-like protein 1a isoform X3, whose product MAVRRGHIKYLKEVYDMSNGYEDHMGGDEGKDAKTNLIVNYLPQSMTQDELRSLFSSIGEVESAKLIRDKVAGHSLGYGFVNYLNPSDAERAISTLNGLRLQSKTIKVSYARPSSDTIKDANLYISGLPKSMTQKDVEDMFSCFGHIINSRVLVDQGTGTTGVSRGVAFIRFDKRAEAEEAVKSLNGQKPPGTAEPITVKFAANPNQAKNTQLISQLYHNQSRRFGGPVHHQAQRFRFSPMSVDHMGGMGGVSVPGNSTSGWCIFIYNLGQDADESLLWQMFGPFGAVTNVKVIRDFNTNKCKGFGFVTMTNYEEAAMAIASLNGYRLGDKILQVSFKTSKGHK is encoded by the exons ATGGCAGTTCGTCGAGGACACATCAAGTACTTGAAA GAGGTTTATGACATGTCAAACGGTTATGAAGACCACATGGGGGGGGACGAGGGGAAGGACGCCAAGACCAACCTGATCGTGAACTACCTGCCTCAGAGCATGACGCAGGATGAGCTGCGGAGCCTCTTCAGCAGCATCGGGGAGGTGGAGTCCGCCAAGCTGATTCGAGACAAAGTCGCAG gCCACAGTTTAGGGTACGGATTTGTTAACTATCTTAACCCTAGTGATGCAGAAAGAGCTATCAGTACACTGAATGGACTAAGGCTACAGTCCAAAACTATCAAG GTTTCATACGCACGGCCCAGCTCTGATACAATTAAAGATGCCAACCTGTATATCAGCGGCCTGCCAAAGTCCATGACCCAGAAAGACGTGGAggacatgttttcatgttttgggCACATCATTAACTCCAGAGTACTTGTAGATCAGGGTACAGGTACGACAG GTGTGTCCCGTGGCGTGGCTTTTATCCGGTTTGACAAAAGAGCGGAGGCCGAAGAAGCTGTTAAGAGCCTGAATGGCCAAAAACCACCGGGGACCGCTGAGCCAATCACAGTGAAATTTGCCGCCAATCCTAACCAggcaaaaaacacacagctcaTTTCTCAGCTCTACCACAACCAATCCCGACGCTTCGGGGGGCCCGTACACCACCAGGCACAGAGGTTCAG GTTTTCCCCCATGAGTGTTGATCACATGGGGGGCATGGGAGGCGTCAGCGTCCCCGGCAACTCAACCTCCGGCTGGTGCATCTTCATCTACAACCTGGGCCAGGACGCTGACGAGAGCCTCCTGTGGCAGATGTTCGGCCCCTTCGGCGCCGTAACCAACGTCAAGGTGATCCGAGACTTCAACACCAACAAGTGCAAGGGCTTCGGCTTCGTCACCATGACGAACTACGAGGAGGCGGCCATGGCCATTGCAAGCCTGAACGGCTACCGGCTCGGAGACAAGATACTGCAAGTGTCCTTCAAGACCAGCAAGGGCCACAAGTAG
- the elavl1a gene encoding ELAV-like protein 1a isoform X4 produces MAVRRGHIKYLKEVYDMSNGYEDHMGGDEGKDAKTNLIVNYLPQSMTQDELRSLFSSIGEVESAKLIRDKVAGHSLGYGFVNYLNPSDAERAISTLNGLRLQSKTIKVSYARPSSDTIKDANLYISGLPKSMTQKDVEDMFSCFGHIINSRVLVDQGTGVSRGVAFIRFDKRAEAEEAVKSLNGQKPPGTAEPITVKFAANPNQAKNTQLISQLYHNQSRRFGGPVHHQAQRFRFSPMSVDHMGGMGGVSVPGNSTSGWCIFIYNLGQDADESLLWQMFGPFGAVTNVKVIRDFNTNKCKGFGFVTMTNYEEAAMAIASLNGYRLGDKILQVSFKTSKGHK; encoded by the exons ATGGCAGTTCGTCGAGGACACATCAAGTACTTGAAA GAGGTTTATGACATGTCAAACGGTTATGAAGACCACATGGGGGGGGACGAGGGGAAGGACGCCAAGACCAACCTGATCGTGAACTACCTGCCTCAGAGCATGACGCAGGATGAGCTGCGGAGCCTCTTCAGCAGCATCGGGGAGGTGGAGTCCGCCAAGCTGATTCGAGACAAAGTCGCAG gCCACAGTTTAGGGTACGGATTTGTTAACTATCTTAACCCTAGTGATGCAGAAAGAGCTATCAGTACACTGAATGGACTAAGGCTACAGTCCAAAACTATCAAG GTTTCATACGCACGGCCCAGCTCTGATACAATTAAAGATGCCAACCTGTATATCAGCGGCCTGCCAAAGTCCATGACCCAGAAAGACGTGGAggacatgttttcatgttttgggCACATCATTAACTCCAGAGTACTTGTAGATCAGGGTACAG GTGTGTCCCGTGGCGTGGCTTTTATCCGGTTTGACAAAAGAGCGGAGGCCGAAGAAGCTGTTAAGAGCCTGAATGGCCAAAAACCACCGGGGACCGCTGAGCCAATCACAGTGAAATTTGCCGCCAATCCTAACCAggcaaaaaacacacagctcaTTTCTCAGCTCTACCACAACCAATCCCGACGCTTCGGGGGGCCCGTACACCACCAGGCACAGAGGTTCAG GTTTTCCCCCATGAGTGTTGATCACATGGGGGGCATGGGAGGCGTCAGCGTCCCCGGCAACTCAACCTCCGGCTGGTGCATCTTCATCTACAACCTGGGCCAGGACGCTGACGAGAGCCTCCTGTGGCAGATGTTCGGCCCCTTCGGCGCCGTAACCAACGTCAAGGTGATCCGAGACTTCAACACCAACAAGTGCAAGGGCTTCGGCTTCGTCACCATGACGAACTACGAGGAGGCGGCCATGGCCATTGCAAGCCTGAACGGCTACCGGCTCGGAGACAAGATACTGCAAGTGTCCTTCAAGACCAGCAAGGGCCACAAGTAG
- the elavl1a gene encoding ELAV-like protein 1a isoform X1, producing the protein MAVRRGHIKYLKADLQEVYDMSNGYEDHMGGDEGKDAKTNLIVNYLPQSMTQDELRSLFSSIGEVESAKLIRDKVAGHSLGYGFVNYLNPSDAERAISTLNGLRLQSKTIKVSYARPSSDTIKDANLYISGLPKSMTQKDVEDMFSCFGHIINSRVLVDQGTGTTGVSRGVAFIRFDKRAEAEEAVKSLNGQKPPGTAEPITVKFAANPNQAKNTQLISQLYHNQSRRFGGPVHHQAQRFRFSPMSVDHMGGMGGVSVPGNSTSGWCIFIYNLGQDADESLLWQMFGPFGAVTNVKVIRDFNTNKCKGFGFVTMTNYEEAAMAIASLNGYRLGDKILQVSFKTSKGHK; encoded by the exons ATGGCAGTTCGTCGAGGACACATCAAGTACTTGAAA GCCGACTTGCAGGAGGTTTATGACATGTCAAACGGTTATGAAGACCACATGGGGGGGGACGAGGGGAAGGACGCCAAGACCAACCTGATCGTGAACTACCTGCCTCAGAGCATGACGCAGGATGAGCTGCGGAGCCTCTTCAGCAGCATCGGGGAGGTGGAGTCCGCCAAGCTGATTCGAGACAAAGTCGCAG gCCACAGTTTAGGGTACGGATTTGTTAACTATCTTAACCCTAGTGATGCAGAAAGAGCTATCAGTACACTGAATGGACTAAGGCTACAGTCCAAAACTATCAAG GTTTCATACGCACGGCCCAGCTCTGATACAATTAAAGATGCCAACCTGTATATCAGCGGCCTGCCAAAGTCCATGACCCAGAAAGACGTGGAggacatgttttcatgttttgggCACATCATTAACTCCAGAGTACTTGTAGATCAGGGTACAGGTACGACAG GTGTGTCCCGTGGCGTGGCTTTTATCCGGTTTGACAAAAGAGCGGAGGCCGAAGAAGCTGTTAAGAGCCTGAATGGCCAAAAACCACCGGGGACCGCTGAGCCAATCACAGTGAAATTTGCCGCCAATCCTAACCAggcaaaaaacacacagctcaTTTCTCAGCTCTACCACAACCAATCCCGACGCTTCGGGGGGCCCGTACACCACCAGGCACAGAGGTTCAG GTTTTCCCCCATGAGTGTTGATCACATGGGGGGCATGGGAGGCGTCAGCGTCCCCGGCAACTCAACCTCCGGCTGGTGCATCTTCATCTACAACCTGGGCCAGGACGCTGACGAGAGCCTCCTGTGGCAGATGTTCGGCCCCTTCGGCGCCGTAACCAACGTCAAGGTGATCCGAGACTTCAACACCAACAAGTGCAAGGGCTTCGGCTTCGTCACCATGACGAACTACGAGGAGGCGGCCATGGCCATTGCAAGCCTGAACGGCTACCGGCTCGGAGACAAGATACTGCAAGTGTCCTTCAAGACCAGCAAGGGCCACAAGTAG